From Corynebacterium frankenforstense DSM 45800, the proteins below share one genomic window:
- a CDS encoding 5-methyltetrahydropteroyltriglutamate--homocysteine methyltransferase has translation MAESVHPYTPDAGFNGGDLDCGNGLLLMIRQHIDPLAPGQLLEIVSYESTVEVDLPSWCNLTRNDLVNVHSDVDAEGRKRWSFLVCKGAFTPPGTDDAAPAAASEGAAAAPAGAGAGLPFPDATATAGVGKRKRKKVQMEITQPVVEPFIPERLPEPAPAPAVEPLSVITQGSWPRPRWLLSALHQHLEGRLTDEEFNETADDAVRLALAAQERAGVDVVTDGEQRRDNYSSFVAGLLQNTQLIPVTDLLPYVDDPEEFGRELRALDVPADEVRHPAVFGPLGRDRPLAAHEVEFVQSVTDTPVKACLPGPYLLTRTMWMECISDRAYDDREALARDVVRVLREEIAALLARGTALVQLDEPVLTEVLYGTAGGGGRTFMCGALGERKDSVPELEFARGLLREATAGFDPKRLSLHVCRGNWTPDESAALSGDFAPLVPLFSEVNVGNLILELCTPRAGELSALRGIRDDQRVGVGVVNQKVPEIPEVDAIVSRAKAAIDELGRDRVLLTTDCGFATFADNPIVSAKIAEGQLAAMARARDMLRAGS, from the coding sequence ATGGCCGAGTCCGTCCACCCCTACACCCCCGACGCCGGGTTCAACGGCGGCGACCTCGACTGCGGCAACGGGCTGCTGCTGATGATCCGGCAGCACATCGACCCGCTGGCGCCCGGTCAGCTGCTCGAGATCGTCTCCTACGAGTCCACCGTCGAGGTCGACCTGCCCTCCTGGTGCAACCTGACCCGCAACGACCTGGTCAACGTCCACTCCGACGTCGACGCGGAGGGCCGTAAACGCTGGAGCTTCCTCGTCTGCAAGGGCGCGTTCACCCCGCCCGGGACCGACGACGCCGCGCCTGCCGCGGCGTCGGAGGGCGCCGCGGCGGCGCCCGCCGGTGCGGGCGCCGGGCTCCCGTTCCCGGACGCCACGGCCACCGCGGGCGTCGGAAAGCGCAAGCGCAAGAAGGTGCAGATGGAGATTACCCAGCCGGTGGTCGAGCCCTTCATCCCGGAGCGGCTGCCCGAACCCGCGCCGGCGCCGGCCGTCGAGCCGTTGTCGGTGATCACCCAGGGTTCCTGGCCGCGGCCGCGGTGGCTGCTCTCCGCGCTGCACCAGCACCTGGAGGGCCGGCTGACCGACGAGGAGTTCAACGAGACCGCCGACGACGCGGTGCGCCTGGCGCTCGCCGCGCAGGAGCGCGCGGGCGTGGACGTGGTCACCGACGGCGAGCAGCGCCGCGACAACTACTCCAGCTTCGTCGCCGGGCTGCTGCAGAACACGCAGCTGATCCCCGTGACCGACCTTTTGCCCTACGTCGACGACCCGGAGGAGTTCGGCCGGGAGCTGCGCGCGCTCGACGTGCCGGCCGACGAGGTGCGCCACCCGGCGGTCTTCGGGCCGCTGGGGCGCGACCGCCCGCTGGCCGCCCACGAGGTCGAGTTCGTCCAGTCGGTCACCGACACCCCCGTCAAGGCGTGCCTGCCGGGGCCGTACCTGCTCACGCGCACGATGTGGATGGAGTGCATCTCCGACCGCGCCTACGACGACCGCGAAGCCCTGGCCCGCGACGTGGTGCGCGTGCTGCGCGAGGAGATCGCGGCGCTGCTGGCCCGCGGCACCGCACTGGTGCAGCTCGACGAGCCGGTGCTCACCGAGGTGCTCTACGGCACCGCCGGCGGCGGCGGGCGGACCTTCATGTGCGGCGCGCTCGGCGAGCGCAAGGACTCCGTACCGGAGCTCGAGTTCGCCCGCGGGCTGCTGCGCGAGGCCACCGCCGGCTTCGACCCGAAGCGGCTGTCGCTGCACGTGTGCCGCGGCAACTGGACCCCGGACGAGTCGGCGGCGCTCTCGGGCGACTTCGCCCCGCTGGTGCCGCTGTTTTCCGAGGTCAACGTGGGTAACCTGATCCTCGAGCTGTGCACGCCGCGCGCCGGTGAGCTCAGCGCGCTGCGCGGCATCCGCGACGACCAGCGCGTCGGTGTCGGCGTGGTCAACCAGAAGGTGCCGGAGATCCCGGAGGTCGACGCGATCGTCTCCCGGGCGAAGGCCGCGATCGACGAGCTCGGCCGCGACCGGGTGCTGCTGACCACGGACTGCGGCTTCGCCACCTTCGCCGACAACCCGATCGTCAGCGCGAAGATCGCCGAGGGGCAGCTGGCCGCCATGGCCCGGGCCCGCGACATGCTGCGCGCGGGGAGCTGA
- a CDS encoding histidine phosphatase family protein: MTGRIILVRHGQTASNIHRVIDTRPPGAELSELGRAQAAAAGRELAGLSGERLARIYCSVALRAQQTAVLAGAAFERARGLATGTLRLDVRQGVQEVYAGDMERIAGPENIAAYLAVLHRMLADDAAAAFPHGEDTAAVLGRARPVLESIAAELDGTEHDIAMVSHGGASRVMAAHAAGVDADWAFESRLPNTGFIVLEPHGRPFGQWDMVRWDVAERDVDA, translated from the coding sequence ATGACCGGCCGCATCATCCTGGTCCGCCACGGCCAGACCGCCTCGAACATCCACCGCGTGATCGACACCCGACCCCCGGGCGCCGAGCTCAGCGAGCTGGGCCGCGCCCAGGCCGCCGCCGCGGGCCGCGAGCTGGCCGGCCTCTCCGGCGAGCGTCTGGCCCGCATCTACTGCTCGGTCGCACTGCGCGCCCAGCAGACCGCGGTGCTCGCCGGTGCCGCCTTCGAGCGGGCCCGCGGCCTGGCGACCGGCACGCTGCGCCTCGACGTGCGCCAGGGTGTGCAGGAGGTCTACGCCGGCGACATGGAGCGCATCGCGGGTCCGGAGAACATCGCCGCCTACCTGGCCGTGCTGCACCGCATGCTCGCCGACGACGCCGCGGCCGCCTTCCCGCACGGCGAGGACACCGCCGCGGTGCTGGGGCGCGCCCGTCCGGTGCTCGAGTCCATCGCCGCCGAGCTCGACGGCACCGAGCACGACATCGCGATGGTCTCCCACGGCGGGGCCAGCCGCGTCATGGCCGCCCACGCCGCCGGCGTCGACGCCGACTGGGCCTTCGAGTCCCGGCTGCCCAACACCGGCTTCATCGTCCTCGAGCCCCACGGCCGCCCCTTCGGGCAGTGGGACATGGTGCGCTGGGACGTCGCCGAGCGCGACGTCGACGCCTGA
- a CDS encoding DsrE family protein — protein MTATGKFCVSITHAKNDTDKATVGFVVANAAVGSDQDTMVFLSTEGARLAVAGYADDIHEEGFAPIKELIDNFVAAGGKLYVCAPCIKKRGFTQDDLIEGATVVGGAKLVEFLADGTPSVSY, from the coding sequence ATGACCGCCACCGGCAAGTTCTGCGTCTCGATCACCCACGCCAAGAACGACACCGACAAGGCCACCGTCGGCTTCGTCGTCGCCAACGCCGCCGTCGGCTCCGACCAGGACACGATGGTCTTCCTGTCCACCGAGGGCGCCCGCCTGGCCGTCGCCGGCTACGCCGACGACATCCACGAGGAGGGCTTCGCCCCGATCAAGGAGCTCATCGACAACTTCGTCGCCGCGGGCGGCAAGCTCTACGTCTGCGCGCCCTGCATCAAGAAGCGCGGCTTCACCCAGGACGACCTGATCGAGGGCGCCACCGTGGTCGGCGGCGCCAAGCTGGTCGAGTTCCTGGCCGACGGCACCCCGTCGGTCAGCTACTAG
- a CDS encoding metallopeptidase family protein, with product MIRVSEERFEEMVDDALDTIPEEFARRMVNVVVLVRDRNEEQPTLLGQYVGVALTERTFDHTGYLPDAIFVYKEALEDFCATEEELADEVRVTVLHEVGHYFGMSERQLHQLGWG from the coding sequence ATGATCCGCGTCTCCGAGGAGCGCTTCGAGGAGATGGTCGACGACGCCCTCGACACCATCCCCGAGGAGTTCGCCCGGCGCATGGTCAATGTGGTGGTGCTCGTGCGCGACCGCAACGAGGAGCAGCCCACGCTGCTGGGCCAGTACGTCGGCGTGGCGCTGACCGAGCGCACCTTCGACCACACCGGCTACCTGCCGGACGCGATCTTCGTCTACAAGGAGGCCCTCGAGGACTTCTGTGCGACCGAGGAGGAGCTCGCCGACGAGGTGCGCGTGACCGTGCTGCACGAGGTCGGCCACTACTTCGGCATGAGCGAGCGCCAGCTGCACCAGCTGGGCTGGGGCTGA
- a CDS encoding CPBP family intramembrane glutamic endopeptidase, whose protein sequence is MGAAGSAAGAVRRRVLVRELLIVLTVTFGASAVRAVLRLIDALLKPEALNEQSTTLYSPQARIPWLDLGLQLTSAAVLLAWGALALYLLAVVPGPARADGETGPRGPRSGSAAAGPGPERGPARRGFTRGDLLHGAGLAALIGLPGLVLYVTAVHLGLSKVVVPTAMTVPWLEAPALLVWSAANAFGEEAVVVVWLVTRLRHLGLRPGGAIAASAVLRGLYHLYQGVSAGFGNLVMGVLFAWYFHRTGRWWPLVVAHFLIDAVAFVGYALLARAGWLCFLGVPPGVG, encoded by the coding sequence GTGGGCGCGGCGGGCTCCGCCGCCGGCGCCGTGCGGCGCCGGGTGCTCGTGCGCGAGCTGCTCATCGTGTTGACGGTGACCTTCGGCGCCTCGGCGGTGCGCGCGGTGCTGCGGCTGATCGACGCTCTGCTCAAGCCGGAGGCGCTCAACGAACAGTCGACCACGCTCTACTCCCCGCAGGCGCGGATCCCCTGGCTGGACCTGGGCCTGCAGCTGACCTCGGCCGCGGTGCTGCTGGCCTGGGGCGCGCTCGCGCTCTACCTGCTGGCCGTGGTGCCGGGCCCGGCGCGCGCGGACGGGGAGACCGGTCCGCGGGGTCCCCGCAGCGGGTCGGCGGCCGCGGGACCGGGACCGGAGCGCGGCCCGGCGCGGCGCGGCTTCACCCGCGGCGACCTGCTGCACGGGGCGGGTCTGGCCGCGCTGATCGGCCTGCCGGGGCTGGTCCTCTACGTCACGGCGGTCCATCTGGGCCTGTCCAAGGTCGTCGTGCCCACCGCCATGACCGTGCCGTGGCTGGAGGCCCCGGCGCTTCTGGTCTGGTCGGCGGCCAACGCCTTCGGCGAGGAGGCCGTGGTGGTCGTCTGGCTGGTCACGCGCCTGCGCCATCTGGGGCTGCGCCCCGGCGGGGCGATCGCGGCCTCGGCCGTGCTGCGCGGGCTCTACCACCTCTACCAGGGGGTTTCGGCGGGCTTCGGCAATCTCGTCATGGGCGTTCTCTTCGCCTGGTACTTCCACCGCACCGGCCGGTGGTGGCCGCTGGTCGTCGCGCACTTCCTCATCGACGCGGTGGCCTTCGTCGGCTACGCACTGCTCGCCCGGGCCGGTTGGCTGTGCTTCCTGGGCGTTCCCCCGGGCGTCGGATAA
- the serS gene encoding serine--tRNA ligase, with the protein MIDLKLLRDNPDVVRASQVTRGEDPQLVDALLEADEARRAAIRSADELRQEQKAFGRKIGQADPADRPKLLEGAEDLKARVRAAEEEQKTAEARVVELQMKISNVVEGAPAGGEDDFVVLEHVGTPTEFDFEPKDHLDLGEGLGIIDMKRGTKVSGSRFYYLVGDGAFLELGLMMLAAEKARARGFELVIPPVLVNPEIMSGTGFLGEHSDEIYYLERDEQYLVGTSEVALAGYHSDEIIDLSDGPRRYAGWSTCFRREAGSYGKDTRGILRVHQFNKLEMFVYCRPDQAVEQHRALLDMEREMLAEIEVPYRIIDTAGGDLGQSAARKFDTEAWVPTQQTYRELTSTSNCTTFQARRLNIRYRDDNGKPQTAATLNGTLATTRWLVALLENHQRADGSVVVPEALRRFVGKDVLEPKA; encoded by the coding sequence ATGATTGATCTCAAGCTCCTCCGCGACAACCCCGACGTCGTGCGCGCCTCCCAGGTCACGCGCGGCGAGGACCCCCAGCTCGTCGACGCGCTCCTCGAGGCCGACGAGGCCCGCCGCGCGGCGATCCGCTCCGCCGACGAGCTGCGCCAGGAGCAGAAGGCCTTCGGCCGCAAGATCGGCCAGGCCGACCCGGCCGACCGCCCGAAGTTGCTCGAGGGCGCCGAGGACCTCAAGGCCCGCGTGCGCGCGGCCGAGGAGGAGCAGAAGACCGCCGAGGCGCGCGTGGTCGAGCTGCAGATGAAGATCTCCAACGTCGTCGAGGGCGCGCCGGCCGGCGGCGAGGACGACTTCGTGGTCCTCGAGCACGTGGGCACCCCCACCGAGTTCGACTTCGAGCCGAAGGACCACCTGGACCTCGGCGAGGGCCTGGGCATCATCGACATGAAGCGCGGCACCAAGGTCTCCGGCTCGCGCTTCTACTACCTCGTCGGCGACGGCGCCTTCCTCGAGCTGGGCCTGATGATGCTGGCCGCCGAGAAGGCCCGCGCCCGCGGCTTCGAGCTGGTCATCCCGCCGGTGCTGGTCAACCCCGAGATCATGAGCGGCACCGGCTTCCTCGGCGAGCACTCCGACGAGATCTACTACCTCGAGCGCGACGAGCAGTACCTGGTGGGCACCTCCGAGGTCGCCCTCGCCGGCTACCACTCCGACGAGATCATCGACCTCTCGGACGGCCCGCGCCGCTACGCCGGCTGGTCGACCTGCTTCCGCCGCGAGGCCGGCTCCTACGGCAAGGACACCCGCGGCATCCTGCGCGTGCACCAGTTCAACAAGCTGGAGATGTTCGTCTACTGCCGCCCCGACCAGGCCGTCGAGCAGCACCGGGCGCTGCTGGACATGGAGCGCGAGATGCTCGCCGAGATCGAGGTGCCCTACCGCATCATCGACACCGCCGGCGGCGATCTGGGCCAGTCCGCGGCCCGCAAGTTCGACACCGAGGCGTGGGTGCCCACCCAGCAGACCTACCGCGAGCTGACCTCGACCTCGAACTGCACCACCTTCCAGGCCCGCCGCCTCAACATCCGCTACCGCGACGACAACGGCAAGCCGCAGACCGCCGCGACCCTCAACGGCACCCTGGCCACCACCCGCTGGCTGGTCGCGCTGCTGGAGAACCACCAGCGCGCCGACGGCTCCGTGGTCGTGCCGGAGGCCCTGCGCCGCTTCGTGGGCAAGGACGTCCTGGAGCCGAAGGCATGA
- a CDS encoding sulfurtransferase TusA family protein: MQPDAEVEPDFYWDVGDLSCGQLLVKLKLAFRDEFAPGEVLHLTATGEGIFIDVTAWCGLTGNTLVYSDPPTFIIRKKED; this comes from the coding sequence GTGCAACCCGATGCCGAGGTGGAACCGGACTTCTACTGGGACGTCGGCGACCTCTCCTGCGGCCAACTGCTGGTCAAACTCAAGCTCGCCTTCCGCGACGAGTTCGCCCCCGGTGAGGTGCTGCACCTGACCGCCACCGGCGAGGGCATCTTCATCGACGTGACCGCCTGGTGCGGATTGACGGGGAACACGCTGGTGTACTCCGACCCGCCGACCTTCATCATCCGGAAGAAAGAGGACTAA
- a CDS encoding amidase: protein MTARPSADPGFHGLFTSGTAVPGDTGAAVPGADAAADAERALRGVDNFFSALEGVSPAAAGFTHLDPAAARAQAESAHGDLAGLVVPAKDLNNVAGMPTGLGSTLRVHLAEADDPVVRMLRERGAVVPGKTATSELGLTAYCEPVGGVAPHNPCLPGCTPGGSSGGAAVAVARGIVAAAQGSDGGGSLRVPAAACGLVGFKPAHDRRDGLAATGFLTRDLALTARLHGLDPEAGRVRVGLLTEPLFAPRADVDTRWERGARLAAERLADAGHEVVEVSRPEATDEVFDVFRVLLLSGAAQATGPASPVVADLRRRGLALTDAQVTGAVARRARIAELYRHAWGVDALLTPTLAYDPPALGAFSRLAPADDFDAQTAWTPWGSLFNLTGGAAVSVPVDAARPLPASVQIGSFTLSDAAVLALAAQVTP, encoded by the coding sequence ATGACCGCCCGCCCCTCCGCCGACCCCGGCTTCCACGGCCTGTTCACCTCCGGGACCGCCGTGCCCGGGGACACCGGTGCCGCAGTACCCGGCGCCGACGCCGCGGCGGACGCGGAACGGGCGCTGCGCGGCGTCGACAATTTCTTCTCCGCGCTCGAGGGGGTCAGTCCCGCGGCGGCCGGGTTCACCCACCTGGACCCCGCGGCCGCCCGCGCCCAAGCCGAGTCCGCCCACGGCGACCTGGCCGGGCTGGTGGTGCCGGCCAAGGACCTCAACAACGTCGCGGGCATGCCCACCGGGCTGGGTTCGACGCTGCGCGTCCACCTCGCCGAGGCCGACGACCCGGTGGTGCGCATGCTGCGCGAGCGCGGCGCGGTGGTCCCGGGCAAGACGGCCACCTCCGAGCTGGGGCTGACCGCCTACTGCGAGCCCGTCGGCGGCGTCGCGCCGCACAACCCGTGCCTGCCCGGCTGCACGCCCGGCGGTTCCTCGGGCGGCGCGGCGGTGGCCGTGGCCCGCGGGATCGTGGCGGCCGCCCAGGGTTCCGACGGCGGTGGCTCCCTGCGCGTGCCCGCCGCCGCCTGCGGGCTCGTCGGGTTCAAGCCCGCCCACGACCGCCGCGACGGCCTGGCCGCCACCGGTTTTCTCACCCGCGACCTCGCGCTGACCGCCCGGCTGCACGGCCTGGACCCCGAGGCCGGCCGGGTGCGCGTGGGGCTGCTGACCGAGCCGCTGTTCGCCCCGCGCGCGGACGTGGACACCCGCTGGGAGCGCGGCGCGCGTCTGGCTGCCGAGCGCCTGGCCGACGCCGGCCACGAGGTCGTCGAGGTCTCCCGCCCCGAGGCCACCGACGAGGTCTTCGACGTCTTCCGCGTGCTGCTGCTCTCCGGGGCCGCGCAGGCGACCGGCCCCGCCAGCCCCGTCGTCGCCGACCTGCGCCGCCGCGGCCTCGCGCTGACCGACGCGCAGGTCACCGGCGCGGTGGCCCGGCGCGCGCGCATCGCCGAGCTCTACCGGCACGCCTGGGGTGTCGACGCCCTGCTCACCCCGACGCTGGCCTACGACCCGCCGGCGCTCGGCGCGTTCTCCCGCCTGGCGCCTGCCGACGACTTCGACGCCCAGACCGCCTGGACGCCGTGGGGCTCGCTGTTCAACCTCACCGGGGGCGCGGCCGTCTCCGTGCCCGTCGACGCCGCCCGCCCGCTGCCGGCTTCGGTGCAGATCGGTTCGTTCACGCTTTCCGACGCCGCGGTGCTCGCCCTCGCCGCGCAGGTGACGCCGTGA
- the pheA gene encoding prephenate dehydratase — MQSTVAYLGPAGTFTEAAVLKFAARGAFPGAAGAADPAPETLPLGSPTEVLDAVRAGRAAFGVIAIENSVDGPVTQAFDALAAGEVQIYDELDLDIAFTVMARAGTALADVRRLASHPVGYQQVRGWLAAHAPGVEFVPASSNGAAARMVAEGEVDAAAAPGRAAELFGLDRLADGIADVEGASTRFVLVGPPGRPPARTGRDRTSVAFRLPNTPGTLVGALGEFAQRGVNLTRIASRPTRELMGTYVFYADMAGHIDDAPVGEALRALWLRAEHIAFLGSWPDRTDPEREAAAGGPDLGRIAAATRWVDALRAGEPVTDTAAGGATTQATGAVADTEATDEEETK, encoded by the coding sequence ATGCAGTCCACCGTCGCCTACCTCGGCCCGGCCGGCACGTTCACCGAGGCCGCCGTGCTGAAGTTCGCCGCCCGCGGCGCCTTCCCCGGCGCCGCCGGGGCCGCGGACCCCGCCCCCGAGACCCTGCCGCTGGGCTCGCCGACCGAGGTCCTCGACGCCGTGCGCGCCGGGCGCGCCGCCTTCGGCGTCATCGCCATCGAGAACTCCGTCGACGGGCCGGTCACCCAGGCCTTCGACGCCCTGGCCGCCGGCGAGGTCCAGATATACGACGAGCTCGACCTCGACATCGCCTTCACCGTCATGGCCCGGGCCGGCACCGCGCTGGCCGACGTGCGCCGCCTGGCCAGCCACCCCGTCGGCTACCAGCAGGTGCGCGGCTGGCTGGCCGCCCACGCGCCGGGCGTGGAGTTCGTGCCCGCCTCCTCCAACGGGGCGGCCGCGCGCATGGTCGCCGAGGGGGAGGTCGACGCCGCCGCGGCGCCCGGCCGCGCCGCCGAGCTGTTCGGCCTGGACCGGCTGGCCGACGGCATCGCCGACGTCGAGGGTGCGAGCACCCGCTTCGTGCTCGTCGGCCCGCCCGGTCGCCCGCCGGCCCGCACCGGGCGCGACCGCACCTCGGTCGCCTTCCGCCTGCCCAACACGCCGGGCACGCTCGTCGGCGCGCTCGGCGAGTTCGCTCAGCGCGGCGTGAACCTGACCCGCATCGCCTCGCGGCCGACCCGCGAGCTGATGGGCACCTACGTCTTCTACGCCGACATGGCCGGCCACATCGACGACGCCCCGGTGGGCGAGGCCCTGCGCGCCCTGTGGCTGCGCGCCGAGCACATCGCCTTCCTGGGCTCCTGGCCCGACCGCACCGACCCGGAGCGGGAGGCGGCCGCCGGCGGGCCCGACCTGGGGCGCATCGCCGCGGCCACCCGCTGGGTCGACGCGCTGCGCGCCGGTGAGCCGGTCACCGACACCGCCGCCGGCGGAGCGACCACCCAGGCCACCGGGGCTGTCGCCGACACCGAGGCCACCGACGAGGAGGAGACGAAATGA
- a CDS encoding LCP family protein — MDQRRTGDSPWRRGEEPGRHSGRHRSNSDPDADLGDVVYGQDGRVLRDRFGRPVRRRPAGERRDRADRPDRSRDTREDRERELREREARARREQPRAFGRRDDVNLRSRGYRRPDERAPRDGRGARPAAGAAGAARAAGAAGVAGAAGAASARRDPDRPRQYIPTPEEQARREREDRYARRQAEAYRERERAAYRDTGRGPDRPRPRRRRPGYADAPPARRRQFRMPRMPRVGCGGCLGRILAVVLVLAVLTTLWADTRLNRVEAKPEQRVANTAGTNWLLVGSDSRQGLSEEDIARLGTGGDIGVGRTDTVMLLHIPTTGKAKLISLPRDSYVSVPGYGMDKLNASFTYGGPQLLTETVEQATGLRIDHYAEIGMGGLANTVDAVGGVTVCPEEPISDPLANLDIAAGCQKVDGATALGYVRTRATANGDLDRVARQREFFSALLDKVTSPATLINPLRSVPMLNRVTGSFTVGEGDHVWHLARVALAMRGVETETVPVGGFADYDVGNVVLWDEAGANALFDSIR, encoded by the coding sequence ATGGATCAACGGCGTACAGGAGACTCCCCCTGGCGGCGCGGCGAGGAGCCGGGCCGCCACAGCGGGCGTCACCGCAGCAACAGCGACCCGGACGCCGACCTGGGCGACGTCGTCTACGGCCAGGACGGGCGTGTGCTGCGCGACCGCTTCGGCCGCCCTGTGCGCCGCCGCCCCGCCGGCGAGCGCCGTGACCGCGCCGACCGCCCGGACCGCTCCCGCGACACCCGCGAGGACCGCGAACGGGAGCTGCGCGAACGCGAGGCCCGGGCCCGCCGCGAGCAGCCCCGCGCCTTCGGCCGCCGCGACGACGTCAACCTGCGCAGCCGCGGCTACCGCCGCCCCGACGAGCGCGCCCCGCGCGACGGCCGGGGCGCACGCCCGGCGGCCGGCGCCGCGGGAGCGGCGCGAGCCGCGGGTGCCGCAGGTGTCGCAGGTGCCGCAGGTGCCGCAAGTGCCCGGCGCGACCCGGACCGGCCGCGCCAGTACATCCCCACCCCCGAAGAGCAGGCCCGCCGCGAGCGCGAGGACCGCTACGCCCGGCGCCAGGCCGAGGCCTACCGCGAGCGGGAGCGCGCCGCCTACCGCGACACCGGACGCGGCCCCGACCGGCCGCGCCCCCGACGCCGACGTCCCGGATACGCAGACGCGCCACCCGCGCGGCGTCGTCAATTCCGGATGCCACGCATGCCGCGCGTCGGCTGCGGCGGCTGCCTGGGCCGCATCCTGGCGGTGGTGCTCGTCCTCGCGGTGCTCACCACGCTGTGGGCGGACACACGGCTCAACCGCGTCGAGGCCAAGCCCGAGCAGCGCGTGGCCAACACGGCGGGCACGAACTGGCTGCTCGTCGGCTCGGACTCGCGCCAGGGGCTCTCCGAGGAGGACATCGCGCGCCTCGGCACCGGCGGCGACATCGGCGTCGGGCGCACCGACACGGTGATGCTGCTGCACATCCCCACCACGGGCAAGGCGAAGCTGATCTCGCTGCCGCGCGACTCGTACGTCTCCGTGCCCGGCTACGGGATGGACAAGCTCAACGCCTCGTTCACCTACGGCGGTCCGCAGCTGCTGACCGAGACCGTCGAGCAGGCCACGGGCCTGCGCATCGACCACTACGCGGAGATCGGCATGGGTGGCCTGGCCAACACCGTCGACGCCGTCGGCGGGGTGACGGTCTGCCCCGAGGAGCCGATCAGCGACCCGCTGGCCAACCTGGACATCGCCGCGGGCTGCCAGAAGGTCGACGGCGCCACCGCGCTCGGCTACGTGCGCACCCGCGCCACCGCCAACGGCGACCTGGACCGCGTGGCCCGCCAGCGTGAGTTCTTCAGCGCGCTGCTGGACAAGGTCACCTCGCCGGCGACGCTGATCAACCCGCTGCGCTCGGTCCCGATGCTCAACCGCGTGACCGGCTCCTTCACCGTCGGCGAGG
- a CDS encoding septum formation family protein: protein MNSRSRWRSATSVRTALLAALASTVFVGAYTLVSQEADPQAGPAQSHGDSADAVSFTTADAGACLNWSTAADGTPTGFEQTDCDQEHRFEVSAREDLGTYPSSEFGDEAERPDVTRQAQLREELCRAVTLRYLDGRLDPSGRYSVASILPPAADWEAGDRTLLCGLQSTDDSGTPVATHGNVAKVDQARVTQPGECVAVDEVNALHKVDCGADHQLETTLIVDLAPVFPQGTPSVEEQDEHLKEVCTQAAMDYLGDEEELYRSTLQPFWSSLSAESWDGGSRSVNCALVSAGDQGFNTLAGSAKGEFTVNGEVPPPPPERRPLRGESAPASPSAPAPAESSPAPAP from the coding sequence ATGAATTCGAGATCAAGGTGGCGCTCGGCGACCTCCGTGCGCACGGCCCTGCTGGCCGCCCTGGCGTCGACGGTCTTCGTCGGCGCCTACACGCTGGTGTCCCAGGAAGCCGACCCGCAGGCCGGCCCCGCGCAGTCGCACGGCGACTCGGCGGACGCGGTCTCCTTCACCACCGCGGACGCGGGGGCCTGCCTGAACTGGTCCACCGCGGCGGACGGCACGCCCACCGGCTTCGAGCAGACGGACTGCGACCAGGAGCACCGCTTCGAGGTCTCGGCGCGCGAGGACCTGGGCACCTACCCGTCCTCCGAGTTCGGCGACGAGGCCGAACGCCCGGACGTCACCCGCCAGGCGCAGCTGCGCGAGGAGCTGTGCCGCGCGGTCACGCTGCGCTACCTCGACGGCCGGCTCGACCCCTCGGGCCGCTACTCGGTGGCCTCGATCCTGCCGCCGGCCGCCGACTGGGAGGCCGGGGACCGCACGCTGCTGTGCGGCCTGCAGTCCACCGACGACTCGGGCACCCCGGTGGCCACCCACGGCAACGTCGCCAAGGTCGACCAGGCCCGGGTGACCCAGCCGGGCGAGTGCGTGGCCGTCGACGAGGTCAACGCACTGCACAAGGTCGACTGCGGGGCGGACCACCAGCTGGAGACCACCCTGATCGTGGACCTCGCGCCGGTCTTCCCGCAGGGCACCCCGAGCGTCGAGGAGCAGGACGAGCACCTCAAGGAGGTCTGCACCCAGGCGGCGATGGACTACCTCGGCGACGAGGAGGAGCTCTACCGCTCGACGCTGCAGCCGTTCTGGTCCTCGCTGTCCGCGGAGTCCTGGGACGGCGGGTCCCGCTCGGTCAACTGTGCGCTGGTCAGCGCCGGTGACCAGGGCTTCAACACGCTGGCCGGCTCCGCGAAGGGCGAGTTCACCGTCAACGGCGAGGTCCCGCCCCCGCCGCCGGAGCGCCGCCCGCTGCGCGGCGAGTCGGCCCCCGCCTCGCCGTCCGCGCCCGCCCCGGCGGAGAGCTCCCCCGCCCCGGCGCCATGA